A single region of the Pirellulales bacterium genome encodes:
- the fhcD gene encoding formylmethanofuran--tetrahydromethanopterin N-formyltransferase yields the protein MDDSRRAIVDDTYAEAFRSLYAEFLITARDRTWLDHSIAAVTGHASSTIMCDCEAGLDRYVGPGGDGSLETPDGRPGAVVQLHVPRFRKDRVEALERSLLTRICQNVLTCPTTACFNLLDSDPYYKLGRKLAFFGDGYQFRDVRFGRRVWVVPILSGEFTIDRRFGFADGLMGGNLWYLGRDVDAALLAAERGRDAAAKVAGVVMPFPGGIASSGSKAGSSYSFSVASTYEKFCPTLREKLGAESGVPAGVHSIMEIILNGRDLATIVRATQAAIEASVDTPGLVRISAGNYGGRLGKSFIYLDPARQPA from the coding sequence ATGGATGATTCTCGCCGCGCGATTGTTGACGATACCTATGCCGAAGCCTTTCGCAGTCTGTACGCGGAATTTCTCATCACGGCCCGCGACCGGACGTGGCTCGACCATTCGATCGCGGCGGTGACGGGCCACGCGTCGAGCACGATCATGTGCGATTGCGAGGCGGGGCTCGATCGTTATGTCGGGCCCGGCGGCGATGGATCGCTCGAGACTCCCGACGGTCGCCCCGGCGCCGTCGTGCAACTGCACGTGCCGCGGTTTCGCAAAGACCGGGTCGAGGCGCTCGAGCGATCGCTCCTCACGCGCATCTGTCAGAACGTGCTCACCTGCCCTACCACTGCCTGCTTCAACCTGCTCGATTCGGATCCCTACTACAAGCTCGGCCGCAAGCTCGCCTTTTTTGGCGATGGCTATCAGTTCCGCGATGTGCGCTTCGGCCGTCGCGTGTGGGTCGTGCCGATCCTCAGTGGCGAATTCACGATCGATCGGCGCTTCGGCTTTGCCGATGGTCTGATGGGGGGCAACCTGTGGTACCTGGGGCGCGACGTCGACGCGGCCCTGCTGGCTGCCGAACGAGGACGCGACGCCGCGGCCAAGGTAGCGGGAGTAGTCATGCCCTTTCCGGGCGGGATCGCCAGCAGCGGATCAAAGGCTGGCAGCAGCTATTCGTTCTCCGTCGCCAGCACCTACGAAAAGTTCTGTCCCACGCTGCGCGAGAAGCTGGGAGCGGAATCGGGCGTGCCCGCGGGGGTACACTCGATCATGGAGATCATCCTCAACGGCCGCGATCTGGCGACGATCGTGCGGGCCACCCAGGCCGCCATCGAGGCGAGCGTCGATACTCCCGGCCTGGTGCGCATTTCGGCCGGCAATTACGGCGGCCGGTTGGGCAAGAGCTTTATCTATCTTGACCCGGCCAGGCAGCCCGCCTGA
- a CDS encoding redoxin domain-containing protein has translation MRTPRALVVVFALASTFGGTSFAAEAESRLGRPIENFTLSDFRGTEHSLDALADKKLVVVAFLGTECPLAKLYAPRLAALAEEYGPQGVAFLGIDSNRQDAVTEMNHYARDAKLNFPLLKDTGNVVADQFQAERTPEVFLLDADRQVRYAGRIDDQFGVGYQKNEPTRRDLAVALDEALAGKAISVPHVEAAGCLIGRVRDVKPGATVTYSNQIARIFQQHCVECHRPGQVAPFSLTDYSDAVGWADMIAEVVREQRMPPWHADPKYGHFSNDIRLTDDEQQMIYEWAAAGAPEGDRADLPEPQQYVDGWLLPKEPDQIVYMSDDAYTVPAEGVVDYQYFTVDPGFAEDKWIRVAECMPGNRRVVHHIIVFVRPPAGASGSGDPRGFHFLAGFAPGTRPFVYPDNMAKRIPAGSKLVFQMHYTPCGEQLDDRSSIGLVFVDDPTKVQYQVATVACANNLFQIPPGADNHKINSSKKFRDGATILSFFPHMHVRGKSFRYEVVQPDGSSEIVLDVPRYDFNWQNHFILAEPLQLPPKSKLFCTAHYDNSENNPANPDPTKAVRWGDQTWEEMMIGWFDMAVPVGEKPSLDEDGADPENDKADRETGGQ, from the coding sequence ATGCGAACCCCGCGCGCGCTCGTGGTGGTATTTGCCCTGGCCTCGACCTTCGGCGGTACGTCCTTCGCGGCCGAGGCCGAAAGCCGGCTGGGACGTCCGATCGAGAATTTCACCCTGAGCGATTTCCGCGGCACGGAACATTCGCTCGACGCCCTGGCCGACAAGAAGCTGGTGGTCGTCGCCTTCCTGGGCACGGAATGTCCGTTGGCCAAGCTCTATGCCCCGCGCCTGGCGGCCCTGGCCGAGGAATATGGACCGCAGGGGGTCGCCTTCCTCGGCATCGACTCGAATCGCCAGGATGCCGTCACCGAAATGAACCACTATGCTCGAGACGCCAAGCTCAACTTCCCACTGCTCAAAGACACGGGCAACGTCGTCGCCGATCAGTTCCAGGCCGAGCGCACGCCCGAGGTCTTTCTGCTCGATGCCGATCGCCAGGTGCGTTACGCGGGGCGGATCGACGATCAGTTCGGCGTGGGATATCAGAAGAACGAACCTACGCGGCGCGATCTGGCCGTGGCCCTCGACGAGGCACTGGCCGGTAAAGCGATCAGCGTGCCGCACGTCGAAGCGGCCGGCTGCCTGATCGGGCGCGTGCGTGATGTGAAACCTGGCGCGACAGTAACCTACTCGAATCAAATTGCCCGCATCTTCCAGCAACACTGCGTCGAGTGCCATCGACCGGGACAAGTGGCTCCCTTCTCGCTGACCGACTACAGCGACGCCGTCGGTTGGGCCGACATGATCGCCGAAGTAGTGCGCGAGCAGCGCATGCCTCCCTGGCACGCCGATCCGAAGTATGGGCACTTCTCGAACGATATTCGTCTGACCGACGACGAACAACAGATGATCTACGAGTGGGCGGCCGCCGGCGCTCCCGAAGGAGATCGCGCCGACCTGCCCGAGCCGCAGCAGTATGTCGACGGCTGGCTGTTGCCGAAGGAGCCCGACCAGATCGTCTACATGAGCGACGACGCGTACACCGTGCCGGCCGAGGGGGTGGTCGACTATCAGTATTTCACGGTCGATCCGGGGTTCGCCGAGGACAAATGGATCCGCGTGGCCGAGTGCATGCCGGGCAATCGCCGCGTGGTGCATCACATTATCGTCTTCGTGCGTCCGCCGGCCGGCGCGAGTGGATCAGGCGATCCGCGTGGCTTCCATTTCCTGGCGGGCTTTGCTCCGGGAACGCGTCCCTTCGTCTATCCCGACAACATGGCCAAGCGCATCCCGGCTGGCTCGAAGCTCGTCTTCCAGATGCACTACACGCCCTGCGGAGAACAACTCGACGACCGCAGCAGCATCGGCCTGGTGTTCGTCGACGATCCGACCAAGGTGCAATATCAGGTGGCCACGGTGGCGTGTGCGAACAACCTGTTCCAGATCCCACCCGGCGCGGACAACCACAAGATCAACTCGTCGAAGAAATTCCGCGACGGGGCGACGATCCTCTCGTTCTTCCCGCACATGCACGTGCGCGGCAAATCGTTCCGCTATGAAGTCGTTCAGCCCGACGGCTCGAGCGAAATCGTGCTCGATGTCCCACGTTACGACTTCAACTGGCAGAACCACTTCATCCTGGCCGAGCCACTGCAGTTACCGCCGAAGTCGAAGCTTTTCTGCACGGCACACTACGACAACTCGGAAAACAATCCGGCGAACCCCGACCCTACGAAGGCCGTCCGTTGGGGCGATCAGACGTGGGAAGAGATGATGATCGGCTGGTTCGACATGGCCGTGCCGGTGGGGGAAAAGCCGAGCCTGGATGAAGATGGGGCGGATCCTGAAAACGACAAGGCAGACCGAGAGACCGGGGGCCAATAG
- a CDS encoding 5-formyltetrahydrofolate cyclo-ligase, whose translation MTTETTPVLNERKAEIRAQAHANRRDQENKDELSRTICQRFVALPEYARAKTVMYYVDVRTEVRTRHFLPEALAGDKRIIVPYCVEDILQLFLLESMDELETGMYKILEPRPELRGLPEKQVSVEELDLVMVPGVAFDREGGRTGHGKGYYDKLLETARPDTPLVGIAFECQLFPQIPMQSHDIFMDKVITELAVYEGRGRGR comes from the coding sequence ATGACGACCGAAACCACGCCCGTGTTGAACGAACGCAAAGCCGAGATTCGCGCCCAGGCCCACGCCAACCGCCGCGATCAAGAAAACAAGGACGAGCTGAGCCGCACGATCTGCCAGCGGTTCGTCGCGCTGCCCGAGTACGCTCGGGCCAAGACCGTGATGTACTACGTCGACGTGCGTACCGAAGTCCGCACGCGACATTTTCTGCCCGAGGCACTCGCCGGCGACAAACGCATCATCGTGCCCTACTGTGTCGAAGACATCCTGCAGCTTTTCCTGCTCGAGAGCATGGATGAGCTCGAGACCGGCATGTACAAGATTCTCGAGCCCCGCCCGGAACTGCGCGGGCTGCCCGAGAAGCAGGTCTCGGTCGAGGAGCTCGATCTGGTCATGGTGCCGGGCGTGGCGTTCGATCGCGAAGGTGGTCGCACGGGACACGGCAAGGGCTACTACGACAAGCTGCTCGAGACGGCTCGTCCCGATACGCCGCTCGTGGGCATCGCCTTCGAGTGCCAGTTGTTCCCGCAGATTCCCATGCAGTCGCACGACATCTTCATGGACAAGGTAATCACCGAGTTGGCGGTGTACGAAGGCCGCGGTCGAGGACGCTGA
- the bcp gene encoding thioredoxin-dependent thiol peroxidase, with amino-acid sequence MSDWIEAGKKAPDFTLPSDDGGKIKLSALKGKPVVLYFYPRDDTPGCTKEACAFRDRKTELAKLGATVLGVSTDDLESHGKFRSKYKLNFSLLADTDHKVAEKYGAWREKNMYGKKSMGVQRSTYLIDAEGVVAKVWKRVQVDGHDEQVIAALKELPK; translated from the coding sequence ATGAGCGATTGGATCGAAGCCGGCAAGAAAGCTCCCGATTTCACCCTGCCCAGCGACGATGGCGGCAAGATCAAGCTCTCGGCCCTTAAGGGCAAGCCGGTGGTGCTCTACTTCTATCCCCGCGACGACACGCCGGGCTGCACGAAAGAGGCGTGCGCGTTCCGCGACCGCAAGACCGAGCTCGCCAAGCTGGGGGCCACCGTGCTGGGCGTCAGCACCGACGACCTGGAGAGCCACGGCAAGTTCCGCAGCAAGTACAAGCTGAACTTTTCGCTGCTGGCCGACACCGATCACAAAGTGGCCGAGAAGTACGGCGCGTGGCGCGAAAAGAACATGTATGGCAAGAAATCGATGGGTGTCCAGCGCTCGACCTATCTGATCGATGCCGAGGGGGTGGTCGCCAAGGTCTGGAAACGGGTCCAGGTCGACGGCCACGACGAGCAGGTCATCGCCGCCCTGAAAGAGTTGCCCAAGTAG
- the rsfS gene encoding ribosome silencing factor, whose product MPVATSEVGRTQNSAASSSPASLELALAAARAAQDSRGREVVVLDMRELTPIFDYFVVATGTSQRQLRAMSDDIDHALAAQFNEHQMRTEGYTNTRWILLDYGDVVVHLFDADTRKYYALEELWGGAKRVPFDGGDPATVQLKPR is encoded by the coding sequence ATGCCTGTGGCCACATCCGAAGTCGGCCGTACGCAAAACTCCGCCGCCAGTTCTTCGCCCGCCAGTCTCGAATTAGCGTTGGCTGCCGCACGCGCGGCCCAGGATAGTCGAGGCCGCGAGGTCGTGGTGCTCGATATGCGTGAGTTGACGCCGATCTTCGATTACTTTGTCGTGGCCACCGGTACCAGTCAGCGGCAGCTTCGCGCGATGAGCGACGACATCGACCACGCGTTGGCCGCGCAGTTCAACGAACACCAGATGCGGACCGAAGGGTACACGAATACCCGCTGGATCCTGCTCGACTACGGCGATGTGGTCGTCCATCTCTTCGACGCCGACACGCGCAAGTATTACGCCCTGGAAGAGCTCTGGGGCGGGGCCAAGCGCGTGCCGTTCGACGGCGGCGATCCTGCCACCGTGCAGTTGAAGCCGCGCTAG